In the Geoanaerobacter pelophilus genome, AACGAATTTCATAAGCAACGAGCCGGTCGCTATGATGCTGGCACTTTCCGGGCCGCTGCCGGCAAAGACGGTCATCAACGGTTCCGAGGCAGTGGCGAACAGGGCCGCCATAGCCAGCATCCACACTTCGCAAACAGCCAAAGCTTGCCAGGCAATTGCCGGCACCTCCCCGTCATTGCCTGCGCCGCGGGCGTGGCCCACCAGAATGCTCGTAGCCTGGCCGAGGCCCAAGGCAGGGAAGAAGGCAGCGCCGTTGATTCTGAAAGCAATGCTCGATGCGGCCAGCTCCACGGTGCCCAACCGACCGACCACTACTAGAAAGAGGGTCCAGGCCGCCAGCTCGCCGCTGATCCGCAACCCCATCGGCATGGCGAGAGAGAGGAAGCGGCGGAACTCCTGGCGGTCGAGCCGCCTGGCAGTGGCATTGCCAAAGCCCCCCGCCCGAACAAACAGCAGCAGGTAGATAAAAGCTGCCATTGCCTGAGCGCTTACCGTTGCCAGGGCAGCGCCGGTAATACCCAGCCGTGGCATCCCCAATTCACCCAACACCAGCCCCCAGGCCAGCAAGGCATTTATTGCAAACGATACGAAGGTTACCCCGGTGACAATTACCGGTCGGCCGATGCCTGAGAGCCAACCAGTCAGAGCACTTCCAAAGACCGGGAAGAATGAGCAGGTCATGCAGACCAGGAAATAGGACCGCTCGGCCTGCGCTACCAGTGGTGCATGACCGGCCAGCAGAAAGAGCTGGGCGATCGGCCAGGCAAAAACCAGGGCCGCGATGCCGGCAGCCAGCGAGGTGTAGATGCCAAGCCAGGTGGCAGCATGAACCCCTTGCTCGTCCCCGCGCCCATGGCAGTGAGCGACGAAGGTTCCCGCATAGCCGGCTGTGCCGAAAAGAAAGCCCTGGAACAGGATCACCGCCATCCCCGCCGGGCCGATCGCCGCCATCGCCTCGCTGGAGTGGCGCGACAGGACAATGGCATCAATGATCTGCATCACGGTAATGGCAGACGTGGACAGAATGATGGGGAGCGCCAGTTTTAGCAGACGAGGGACATGGTGAAACTTCATGACGTTTGCCACTACCGCTTGACCCGAAAACCGGCCTTGGCCATGCCGCTCAGGTCCAGCCCCCCCTTGGCGACGGTCGGTGCGGGCGTTACCTCTTTCGCCGCTCTGGTTCGTTCCGGCTTCTGACCGCCACCGGTCTCGGCCTCCTTGATGGAGAGGGCGATCCGCTTGCGTTGGAGATCGGCCGAGAGCACCTTGACCTTTACCAGCTCCCCTACCCTTACCGCATCGTTGGGGTCCTTGATGAACCGGTTTGCCAGGTGACTGACATGCACCAGCCCGTCCTGGTGCACGCCGATATCGACAAAGGCACCGAAGGCAGTAACATTGGTCACCACCCCCTGCAGGACCATCCCCTCTTGCAGATCACTGATCTCCCGGATGTCGTCGCGGAAAGCCGCGGTCTCGAACGCCTTGCGCGGATCGCGCCCCGGCTTTTTCAACTCCTCGACAATGTCGCGCAAAGTCGGCAAACCCACCTCGGCAGTGACGTAGCGCTTCAGGTCGATGCGGGCCGCCAGGGCCGGATCGCCGGTCAACTGTTCCAGACTCGCTCCCAGATCAGCGGCCATCGCCTCCACCACAGCGTAGCGCTCGGGATGTACGGCACTGTTGTCCAGCGGGTGGCTGCCCCACCGGATCCTGAGGAAACCTGCTGCCTGCTCAAACGCCTTGGCCCCGAAACGGGGTACCTTGAGCAGCGCCTGGCGGGTCGGGAACGGCCCGTTTTCGTCGCGGTACTTGGCAATGGCCTTGGCCAGCGACTGCCCCAAACCGGAAACATAGGAGAGCAACGCCCAGGAGGCAGTATTGAGATCTACCCCGACAAAGTTGACGCATGACTCCACGACATCGTCCAGCGCCTTTTTGAGCATGGTCTGGCTGACATC is a window encoding:
- a CDS encoding MATE family efflux transporter, with amino-acid sequence MANVMKFHHVPRLLKLALPIILSTSAITVMQIIDAIVLSRHSSEAMAAIGPAGMAVILFQGFLFGTAGYAGTFVAHCHGRGDEQGVHAATWLGIYTSLAAGIAALVFAWPIAQLFLLAGHAPLVAQAERSYFLVCMTCSFFPVFGSALTGWLSGIGRPVIVTGVTFVSFAINALLAWGLVLGELGMPRLGITGAALATVSAQAMAAFIYLLLFVRAGGFGNATARRLDRQEFRRFLSLAMPMGLRISGELAAWTLFLVVVGRLGTVELAASSIAFRINGAAFFPALGLGQATSILVGHARGAGNDGEVPAIAWQALAVCEVWMLAMAALFATASEPLMTVFAGSGPESASIIATGSLLMKFVACYCLFDAANIMIGCVLAAAGDTQWLARTFFVCTAVFLALLWLLDWIRPDLVAEWTLATLFVFATAVIWSLRFRSGKWGQIRVLRGAAELST